The following proteins come from a genomic window of Miscanthus floridulus cultivar M001 chromosome 2, ASM1932011v1, whole genome shotgun sequence:
- the LOC136538876 gene encoding kiwellin-1-like, producing the protein MATVRGIRALYAVVALLLLMALHIPPPGRLAQAAFPSLLQTCQPSGSIPGRSGNCNTENGSECCKNGQRYTTYRCSPPVTGSTRALLTLNSFAEGGDGGGAAACTGEFYDDSKKVVALSTGWYNGRSRCRKHIVIRASNGNTVRALVVDECDSTVGCDKDHNFEPPCRNNIVDGSPAVWDALGLNKDDGQAQITWSDLHRPGARVQVHRSARLAVLPIYTSSRVHRIKSCMKHEHAMHVTDVVHLFTRV; encoded by the coding sequence ATGGCTACCGTGAGGGGAATCCGTGCTCTGTATGCAGTCGTCGCGCTGCTACTTCTCATGGCCCTTCACATACCACCACCAGGCCGGCTGGCGCAGGCGGCCTTCCCATCCCTGCTCCAGACCTGCCAGCCCAGCGGCTCCATCCCCGGCCGTTCCGGCAACTGCAACACGGAGAACGGCTCCGAGTGCTGCAAGAACGGGCAGCGCTACACAACCTACCGCTGCTCCCCGCCCGTCACGGGCAGCACCCGCGCCCTACTCACGCTCAACAGCTTCGCCGAGGGCGGGGACGGTGGCGGCGCGGCCGCCTGCACGGGGGAGTTCTACGACGACAGCAAGAAGGTGGTCGCGCTGTCAACTGGCTGGTACAACGGCCGTAGCCGGTGCAGGAAGCACATCGTGATCCGCGCGAGCAACGGGAACACCGTGAGGGCGTTGGTCGTCGACGAGTGTGACTCCACCGTGGGCTGCGACAAGGACCACAACTTTGAGCCGCCGTGCCGGAACAACATCGTCGACGGGTCACCGGCGGTGTGGGACGCTCTGGGGCTCAATAAGGACGACGGCCAGGCCCAGATCACCTGGTCTGACCTGCACCGGCCGGGTGCGCGCGTGCAAGTACACCGATCAGCACGTCTCGCCGTGTTGCCAATATATACAAGTAGTAGGGTACACCGAATAAAATCATGCATGAAGCATGAGCACGCCATGCATGTCACAGACGTCGTTCATCTTTTTACACGTGTTTAG